The genomic stretch GCCGCGGCCCGCCGCGGGCGCCGTCGACCGGGGCGGCACCGTGGGTGCCACGCCCGCCGGTCCCGCCACTCCCGGCGTCGCCGTCGCGCTGCCGCTCCTGCGGGCCGTCCTGCTGCCCTTGGCGTTCGCCGGAGGCGCGCCGAACTCCCCGAGCGCGGCCCGCGCCTGGGAGATCCGGATCGCCTCCATCGTCATGTCGTGCCGCATCTCCGAACGGCTCCACGCCCGCTCGGCCAGCTCCCACATCGTCGTGAGATGGACCGGATTGGTCCCGGTGACCTCCGCCAGCGCGACGATGGCACCCTTCGGCGCCAGCAGCCGCCCGTTCAGATACCGCTCCCAGGACGTCTTGCTGTAACCCGTCCGGTCGGCCACCGCCGCGACGCTCAGACCACTGCGGTCCACAAGCCGGCGCAACTGGCTCGCGAACTCCCTGACCTGCGGATCCAATTCATCCGGCAAGTCCCGCCAACGAGGCATTGCTTCCCCCCTCTTCCCCCCGGTCGTGCTGTCTGTTCCCCCGCGCGCGTGCCCTCTGCCGAGTCCCCGATGTGGCTACCCACAGGGATGCGCTCGGTCAGGATCTCAGTTCCCGGGGTGGGGGCGCACGGGAGCATGGGGGCCGTGGGCATGCACCGTCGCACGCCCACCGGGCCGCGGTCCAGTCTTCCACCGCCCGTTCCCCTGCGGCCTGTCTCCCCCCGGTGACACCGCTGACAGCCGTTCGGGACGTCCCGGACCGTCCCGATTGGCCAGGCTAGCCCGACTGTCGAACGACTTCCTTCCAAATCCGCAAACTTGTCAACACATCGACACACAGAACGCACATATCCCGTCACGGACAGCACACAACTCGCTGCCCTCTCAGCCCAGTACGAAAGCCCCGATCACCACCGCCAGCACCAGCGTCACCGCCAGTCCCAGGGCCACCCGGAGCAGCCGCCGCGACGGCTCCTCCGGCGGCGTGTCCCACCACGGCAGCGTCGGATCGTCCTCGTACGCCTGCGCGTCCGAGCCGTCCGAGGCCCCCTTGGGCGGCGCCGGGCGCGGCCACGCCTGTACGGCCAGCTCCCACCGCACCGCGAACCGCTCGGCGTCCTCCCGGGCCTCCCCCGCCACCCGGCACAGCGCCTCGACCGCCTGGCGCGGCGGTGGCTGGACCGCGTT from Streptomyces davaonensis JCM 4913 encodes the following:
- a CDS encoding helix-turn-helix domain-containing protein, which encodes MGAWQPLPDDLPPEVRHFVTQLRLLKDRTGLSLVALGARTAYSKSSWQRYLNAVQPPPRQAVEALCRVAGEAREDAERFAVRWELAVQAWPRPAPPKGASDGSDAQAYEDDPTLPWWDTPPEEPSRRLLRVALGLAVTLVLAVVIGAFVLG